The segment CAGCAACCCGCAGTTTTATATAGCAGACAAGAGCCGCTCTAAAGTCGGCATTATGtggtctgtagtcattcagCTCCACCGGTAGGCCATGTTGgccaataaacagaaaatgaataaattcagttttaaatgttttctgatgaGTCATCACATTGCCCCCAAAGCTGCACATTGTTTTCCtggttatttattatttatttgtccttTTGTTTTCCCTTTACAGGTTAAGTTGACCCTGGTCTGCCACCAGGTGCAGTGGCCTGAAACCCACTGAGGAGGCCTTGCAGGGTGGGAAGAAGAAGGATGAGTGGAAAGAGATATCTTCTGAAAGTAATCCTGCTTGGAGATGGTGGAGTAGGCAAGTCCTCCTTGATGAATCGCTATGTCACAGACCGTTTTGACTCCCAGTCCTTTCACACCATTGGTGTGGAGTTCCTTAACCGGGACTTGGAGGTGGATGGGCGTCTGGTCACTCTTCAGATCTGGGACACAGCCGGTCAGGAGCGCTTCAAGTCATTGCGCACACCCTTCTACCGAGGTGCCGACTGCTGCCTGCTCACATTTGCAGTGAATGATCTGCAGAGCTTCCAGAACCTCGGCTGCTGGAAGAAGGAGTTCATGTACTACTCTGATGTTAAAGACCCTGAGCGGTTCCCCTTTGTGGTGCTTGGCAATAAGGTAGACATGGAGCAGAGGGAGGTGGGGGAAGATGAGGCTCGGGCCTGGTGTGAGGAGAACGGCTGCTGTCCTTACTTTGAGACTAGTGCTAAAGATGACACTAATGTGACTGCTGCATTTGAGGCAGCTGTCAGGGAGGTTCTGGCTGCTGAGGACCAGATTGATCATACACTACTGAGCAGTACCATTGATCTCCATGGTAACCGTAAAACCTCTAGATCATCTTGCTGCTAAAAGCACAGGTCTCAATCCTCTTTGTTCTGATCTCTGGCTGAAACTTGCCAGTGTGGTAGGTTTTAAGATGAGGTGATACATTGTTTATGGTACGCAAACTTTACCACAGGTTCAAGGTACTGAGTACAGCATCGACTAAAGATAATATGGGTGAGCTACAGCTGCTTTGAGGATGGTGGTTTTAGCTGGTGTCTTGATTGGTGAAATACTGCTCAAATGAA is part of the Melanotaenia boesemani isolate fMelBoe1 chromosome 7, fMelBoe1.pri, whole genome shotgun sequence genome and harbors:
- the rab9b gene encoding ras-related protein Rab-9B, which codes for MSGKRYLLKVILLGDGGVGKSSLMNRYVTDRFDSQSFHTIGVEFLNRDLEVDGRLVTLQIWDTAGQERFKSLRTPFYRGADCCLLTFAVNDLQSFQNLGCWKKEFMYYSDVKDPERFPFVVLGNKVDMEQREVGEDEARAWCEENGCCPYFETSAKDDTNVTAAFEAAVREVLAAEDQIDHTLLSSTIDLHGNRKTSRSSCC